The Thermogemmatispora onikobensis genome includes the window CTCCCGAGAAATAGCTTCTCTAGCGTTACACTACCAACTGCCACTACAAATAGCGTTCGCTCATTGAATCATCCCAGGTCTATAAGGCTAGACGACAGGTGAAAAACCTTGTATCGCCTGAGTAGCCGTATTTGTATCAACGATCGCCTGGAAAGGCGGAACAGCTGATAGCAGACCTGCCTTGATATCAAAAGCAGCGGTGACATTGTAGGCTTGTTGGTCAACCACAGGAGAAGAAGGGTAGGAAGTACGTAGATCCTGCATGACCGCGGTAGCGGCCTGGTCGCTGATGTGGGTGTACTTCTGCAGGATCTTGGCGGCCTGGTCGGGATACTTTTGAATGAAGGCCAGAGCCATCGCGATAGCGCGCACCAAGGCTTTGAAGGTGTTGGGCTTAGCGCTGATGAGACTGGCCTTGGCATAGAAGACCGAGTTGAGATGGCCCGTCAGCTGAGGGACATCGCCGCGCAGGGGGCTGATCAGCATGCGGCCCACTTTCTGAAGCTGGACGGCCTCGCCGGTGGGCTTGAAGAAGCTGAGGGCATCGACGCGGCCCGCCTTGAGAGCGGCGATGGCGGAAGAGACGTTGTTGCCGACCGAGACAAGGGTTGCGTCCTTACTGGCATTGAGACCGAAGAGGTAGAAGAGATAGCTGACAAAGGCGCCAGTCTGGCCGGTGGTAGAGACGACACCGATCTTTTTGCCGACGAGAGCTTTGACCTTGGCCTCCAGGGGGCTGGTCTCGGAAAGGCCAGTTTGCTGCAGGAACTTGTTGCTGACGATGATATCGTTAGGGAAAGCCACCTGGAGCTGGCCAATGACCTTGAGGTCGGCATCGACGCGGGAGACCAGGAAGGCTTCGGTAACCAGACCGCCGATGGCGACGTCGATGGCGCCGGAATGGATGGCCTCGGCCATCTGGGGGCTGGTAGGCTCAGTCTGGAAGGGGGTAGGATAGACGGTGAGGCCCTGGGCCTGGAAGTAGCCTTTGTCGAGGGCGACGAAATCGGGCAGGAAGGAGCTGGAGAAGGCGTCAATGGCCACCTTCAGCTTCATATCATCGCGGGCGCTGCTTGATCCGAAACTCAGATTGCAGCTACTGAAGGTGACACTCATCAAAATAAGCAGACTCAAGACTGACCAGAAAGATCTGGCTCCAAGGGATCGCATGATATTCTCTATCCTCCAATATCAGGATTCCCGAGATCGACCTCGGTGATCGGACGCACTGAAGCAAGCAAAACCAGATGCAGACTCTTCCCCAGCTCTTCAGCGTGAGGGACTGGCCTGTCCAGACCTGGTTTGCTGATTCATGTTGGGAAGAGCAGACAGTTCTGGCTGTCTGCTCCCACCTGTACCAAAGGAGAAGCCTGCCCCTAAAGAGAACCTGCTTCTAAAGCAGTATTGCATTATTTTGATGCATCTATCTTTATTGCCGCTACAAAGTGATGGTAGAGGTTCAGCAAGTCAGGGGTTAGCTCTTCTTTGGAAACGAAGGGAAAAACTGGGCGATTGTACTCCAGAGACTTATGAATACTATAAATAACTGTAGCTCTCCAGCCGTAAGAGCGGAGCAAAGAG containing:
- a CDS encoding ABC transporter substrate-binding protein, translated to MRSLGARSFWSVLSLLILMSVTFSSCNLSFGSSSARDDMKLKVAIDAFSSSFLPDFVALDKGYFQAQGLTVYPTPFQTEPTSPQMAEAIHSGAIDVAIGGLVTEAFLVSRVDADLKVIGQLQVAFPNDIIVSNKFLQQTGLSETSPLEAKVKALVGKKIGVVSTTGQTGAFVSYLFYLFGLNASKDATLVSVGNNVSSAIAALKAGRVDALSFFKPTGEAVQLQKVGRMLISPLRGDVPQLTGHLNSVFYAKASLISAKPNTFKALVRAIAMALAFIQKYPDQAAKILQKYTHISDQAATAVMQDLRTSYPSSPVVDQQAYNVTAAFDIKAGLLSAVPPFQAIVDTNTATQAIQGFSPVV